A single window of Syntrophus aciditrophicus SB DNA harbors:
- the thiE gene encoding thiamine phosphate synthase, translated as MIQPRAHSRKKIAGLYLVTDRALCGNRGLEEVVSLAVQGGAACVQLREKDLPTRPFVEEAKRLKALLSPLRVPLIINDRLDVALAAEADGVHIGQEDMPCDIARRLLGPNAVIGLSVETWEDVEAAELMDVDYLGVSPVFATPTKTDTKAPWGLEGLTRIRAYSSHPLVAIGGISRDNAADVILAGADCAAVVSAICAASDPRMAAADIQAEISWALKKKQRNKQHLIHP; from the coding sequence ATGATCCAGCCCAGGGCTCATTCCCGGAAAAAAATTGCCGGTCTGTATCTGGTCACGGACCGCGCTCTCTGCGGTAACAGGGGTCTCGAAGAGGTCGTTTCCCTGGCCGTCCAGGGCGGAGCGGCCTGCGTGCAACTCCGGGAAAAGGATCTGCCGACCAGGCCTTTTGTCGAAGAAGCAAAACGACTGAAAGCCCTCCTTTCCCCACTGCGCGTTCCTCTGATCATCAATGACCGGCTCGATGTGGCCCTGGCTGCCGAAGCCGACGGCGTCCACATCGGCCAGGAGGATATGCCCTGTGACATTGCCCGCCGTCTGCTCGGGCCGAACGCCGTCATCGGCCTTTCCGTGGAAACCTGGGAAGACGTGGAAGCGGCGGAACTTATGGATGTCGATTATCTGGGAGTGAGCCCTGTTTTTGCCACGCCGACAAAAACGGACACCAAAGCCCCCTGGGGCCTGGAAGGGCTGACTCGAATCCGAGCTTACTCCAGTCATCCCCTCGTCGCCATCGGTGGGATTTCCCGGGACAATGCGGCCGATGTCATCCTGGCCGGCGCTGACTGCGCCGCTGTCGTCTCGGCCATCTGCGCCGCTTCCGACCCCCGGATGGCTGCTGCAGATATCCAGGCGGAAATATCATGGGCACTGAAGAAGAAACAGAGAAACAAGCAGCATCTCATCCACCCTTAG
- the glgP gene encoding alpha-glucan family phosphorylase, translated as MITIREDVFPNLPERLKGLEEMANNMWWSWHPAARNLYKALNRIAWKESGHNPVRMLREFPRSLCETAMRNPEYLALYDRVLDQFHREKDSEDHCFSENFSGLCGEAVAFFSAEYALHHSLPFYAGGLGFLAGDYLKECSDLKVPLVAIGFMYPEGYVHQRIREDGWQESMDEVLDRDAASISRVLKNSGEQLVVRIPFMDPPIYVAVWKVAVGRIPLYLMDTDIEINDPWNRKISCRLYIGGLEERLRQEIVLGIGGAEVLNTLGIHQTVVHLNEGHPAFALLELIRQRMERGMTQEEAFRSVRSTSIFTTHTPVPAGHDVFPFHLMEKYFSRYWPALGMDHDSFMRLGMHPEQPAEGFNMTVLALRLTDFHNAVSRRHGEVTRRMWQSLWPELPVEQAPIDHITNGIHVPTWIEPKMELLFNRYLGKDWLAEHDQEEVWKKIADIPDSELWQTHYWLKVKLINTIREQIRRRWVRDRIHSSLVLAGGTLLDPYVLTLGFARRFATYKRADLIFHSLERLKKTLGNRWRPVQIIFAGKAHPDDDAGKQVLQRIFNAARDPELYGRIAFVEDYGEQTAQYMVHGVDVWLNNPLPPMEASGTSGMKAALNGVPHLSIPDGWWLEGWNGHNGWTFGKEEMEGSRDQADAEDFYRILEETIVPLFYMTDAAGTPKDWVRVMKESIRSNAPRFSTRRMVKEYRDKFYRKALKNV; from the coding sequence ATGATCACGATCAGAGAAGATGTGTTCCCCAATCTGCCCGAACGCCTGAAAGGGCTTGAGGAGATGGCTAACAACATGTGGTGGAGCTGGCATCCGGCTGCCCGCAATCTCTATAAAGCGTTGAACCGGATCGCTTGGAAGGAAAGCGGACACAACCCGGTCCGGATGCTGCGGGAATTTCCGCGCAGTCTCTGTGAAACGGCGATGCGCAATCCCGAATATCTTGCTCTTTATGACCGGGTTCTCGATCAGTTTCACCGGGAGAAGGATTCGGAAGATCATTGTTTTTCCGAGAACTTTTCCGGATTATGCGGGGAGGCTGTCGCCTTTTTCTCCGCGGAATATGCCCTCCATCATTCCCTTCCCTTCTATGCCGGCGGCCTGGGATTTCTTGCCGGGGATTATCTCAAGGAGTGCAGCGACCTGAAAGTGCCGCTGGTGGCCATCGGGTTCATGTATCCTGAAGGATATGTCCATCAGCGGATTCGCGAAGACGGCTGGCAGGAGAGCATGGACGAAGTTCTGGACCGGGACGCCGCCTCCATTTCCAGGGTCTTGAAGAACAGCGGGGAACAGCTGGTTGTTCGCATTCCCTTCATGGACCCGCCGATTTATGTGGCTGTCTGGAAGGTTGCCGTCGGACGGATTCCCCTCTACCTGATGGATACGGATATCGAGATCAATGACCCCTGGAATCGCAAGATCTCCTGCCGTCTTTATATCGGGGGGCTGGAAGAGCGGCTCCGTCAGGAAATCGTGCTCGGCATAGGAGGAGCGGAAGTCCTCAATACCCTGGGGATTCATCAGACTGTGGTCCATCTGAACGAGGGACATCCGGCCTTTGCCCTTCTTGAACTGATCCGGCAGCGGATGGAGAGGGGAATGACTCAGGAAGAGGCTTTCCGATCAGTCCGGAGCACCTCGATTTTCACCACCCACACACCAGTGCCCGCCGGGCATGATGTCTTTCCCTTTCATCTCATGGAAAAATATTTTTCCCGATATTGGCCGGCCCTGGGAATGGATCATGATTCCTTCATGAGGTTGGGGATGCATCCGGAGCAACCTGCTGAAGGGTTCAATATGACGGTGCTCGCGTTGCGGCTGACGGATTTTCACAACGCGGTGAGCCGCCGCCACGGCGAAGTCACCCGCCGGATGTGGCAGAGTCTCTGGCCCGAATTGCCCGTTGAACAGGCGCCCATCGATCATATCACAAACGGCATTCATGTTCCCACGTGGATCGAACCCAAGATGGAACTGCTCTTTAACCGATATCTTGGGAAGGACTGGCTGGCGGAGCATGATCAGGAGGAAGTCTGGAAAAAAATTGCGGACATTCCCGATTCGGAGTTGTGGCAAACACACTATTGGCTGAAAGTGAAACTGATCAATACGATCCGGGAACAGATCCGGCGGCGCTGGGTCAGAGACCGGATTCATTCTTCCCTCGTGCTGGCCGGCGGCACATTGCTGGATCCTTACGTTCTGACCCTGGGTTTTGCGCGACGCTTCGCGACCTATAAGCGGGCCGATCTGATCTTCCATTCGCTGGAGCGCTTAAAGAAGACTCTCGGAAACCGCTGGCGTCCCGTGCAGATTATCTTTGCGGGGAAGGCCCATCCCGACGACGATGCCGGCAAGCAGGTTCTCCAGAGGATTTTCAATGCGGCGCGTGATCCGGAACTGTACGGCAGAATTGCCTTCGTGGAGGATTATGGGGAGCAGACGGCCCAGTATATGGTGCACGGAGTCGATGTCTGGCTGAACAATCCCCTTCCACCGATGGAGGCGAGCGGAACAAGCGGGATGAAGGCCGCACTGAACGGCGTACCTCATCTGAGCATCCCCGACGGCTGGTGGCTTGAGGGATGGAACGGCCATAACGGCTGGACATTCGGAAAGGAAGAAATGGAGGGAAGTCGTGATCAGGCGGATGCCGAAGATTTCTACCGGATTCTGGAAGAGACTATCGTGCCGCTCTTTTATATGACGGATGCAGCAGGTACGCCGAAAGACTGGGTGAGAGTGATGAAGGAAAGCATCCGGAGCAATGCCCCGCGTTTTTCGACACGGCGCATGGTGAAGGAATATCGGGATAAATTTTATCGAAAAGCTTTGAAAAACGTGTGA
- the ubiE gene encoding bifunctional demethylmenaquinone methyltransferase/2-methoxy-6-polyprenyl-1,4-benzoquinol methylase UbiE: MKESLRREYAPVKDLKPDDHIKMVQDIFSTITGKYDFLNHLLSFRRDVAWRRFAARKMHFSVTRRYLDVATGTADLALEVARRYPEVQVIGVDFVLEMLEKAVEKSARRDKIRDRVHFVQADALALPFADASFDVVGIAFGIRNIPGRLGALREFSRVLVDGGQVVVLEMQSPEQKMLRPLCTFYLRHVLPRLARRFTRNPAAYLYLADSILHFPSSDRFSGMMRDAGFADVRNYPLTLGITRLYVGRKGQ; the protein is encoded by the coding sequence GTGAAAGAAAGCCTCAGGAGAGAATACGCCCCGGTCAAAGACCTGAAACCGGATGATCACATCAAAATGGTTCAGGATATTTTTTCAACGATTACAGGGAAGTATGATTTCCTCAATCATCTGCTCAGCTTTCGCCGGGATGTGGCCTGGCGGCGTTTTGCCGCCCGGAAAATGCATTTTTCCGTAACCCGCCGCTATCTGGATGTCGCCACCGGCACGGCGGACCTGGCTCTGGAGGTGGCGCGCCGCTATCCTGAGGTTCAGGTCATCGGTGTCGATTTTGTCCTGGAGATGCTGGAAAAGGCGGTGGAGAAAAGCGCACGCCGGGATAAGATCCGGGATCGGGTGCATTTCGTTCAGGCGGATGCCCTCGCGCTTCCCTTTGCCGATGCGTCTTTCGATGTCGTGGGGATTGCCTTCGGAATCCGCAATATTCCGGGCCGTCTCGGGGCGCTGCGGGAGTTCTCCCGTGTCCTGGTTGACGGCGGCCAGGTGGTCGTTCTGGAGATGCAGTCTCCGGAGCAGAAAATGTTGCGTCCTCTGTGCACCTTCTATCTCCGCCATGTCCTTCCTCGGCTGGCCCGCCGGTTTACCCGCAATCCTGCGGCTTATCTCTATCTTGCCGATTCCATTCTCCACTTTCCTTCTTCGGATCGTTTTTCCGGGATGATGCGCGATGCCGGCTTCGCGGATGTCCGGAATTATCCCCTGACTCTGGGCATTACCCGGCTTTACGTCGGCCGGAAAGGTCAATGA